CGCCGCCTCGACGGCTTTGGTTTCGTCGCCGATCACGAGCGGAATGATGGCGCTGCGCACGGGCGGGAGGACAAAACCGGCCGCGATGAGGCCGTTCTTGACCTGATCAACCCGCGCCCAAAGCTGGTTGCGCCGCGCCTGTCCTTCGCCGGACTGAACGAACTGGACCGCCGCCGTGGCGGCCGAGGCAGCCGCGGGGACCGGCGCGGTGGAAAAAATAAAACTGCGCGCACGATTGACAAGGTAGTCGATCAACGTGCGCGAGCCGCAGATGTATCCACCCGCCGAGCCAAGCGCCTTGCCGAGCGTTCCCATCTGGATTTCGATTTGGCCGGCCACTCCGAACTCCTCGGCCAGACCCCGTCGTTTTTCGCCATAGAGTCCCGTCGCGTGGGCTTCGTCCACCATCAGCCAGGCGCCGTGCTTTTCCTTCAGTTGAATCACCTCGCGCAACGGAGCGAAATCGCCATCCATGGAAAAGACGGATTCGGTGACGATCAACGTGCGGGGGCGGCGTTTGCCGCTCAAACCCGCGTTGCGCCGGTCGGCCCAGCGGAGGATTTTCCTCAGGCTATCCAGGTCGTTGTGGGCGAAAACGCGAAGTTCCGCGCCGCTCAGACGCGCGGCATCCACGATGCACGCATGCACGAGCTTGTCCAAAACGATCACGTCGTGCGCGTCCAGTGCCGCGCCAATGACGCCGATGGCGGTGGCGTAGCCCGAGGAAAAAACGAGTGCGGCCTCCGCGCCCTTGAAAGAGGCCAGGGCCTGTTCCAACTCGTGGTGCGGCGCGAGGGAACCGCAGACGAGCCGGGACGCGCCCGAACCCGAGCCGTAGCGCTCGATCCCCTTGATCGCGGCCTCCTTCAGGAACGGGTCGTTGGCGAGTCCGAGATAATCGTTGGAAGAGAAATTCAACAGCGTCCGGCCATCCACCTGGCAGTGCGGCAACTGTGGCGAATTGATGCGGCGCAGCTCCCGATACAGGCCCTGCTCGCGGATGACGGCGAGGCGTTGCGTCAGTTCCTGTTCAAAGTCGTTCATTTGTTGTCGCGTTCCGGAAGCGCGCGTGGTCAATGAAACCCAAGCCGCGCGAAAAGTCACCCGCGTTCTCGCGCAGGCGTCTAGGTCCAGCGTCCAATCCGGCTGTCGAGCTGAAACAACTGCCCGGAGATGTTCTGCGTCGTCGCGAGAAAGGCAATGAAACGCGCGACCTCGGCAAGTGAGTTCAATCGACCGAGGGCGTTTGCTGCCGCGAGTTCCCTCAATCGAGCTCCAGAAATGCGGGCGGTCATCGGGGTTGGCAGCACGCCGGGTAAAACCGCGTTCACCCTGATGTTTCGCGAGCCGGTTTCCCTGGCCAGCGAGGTGGTGAGACCAATCAAACCCGCTTTCGCCGCGGCATAATTGGCCTGGCCGCGTTGACCGCGCGCCGCGAAGCTTGCGATGTTGATGATGTGACCGTCGCGCTGTTTGAGCATCGTCGGAAGCACCGCCTGCGAACAAAGGAAGGCGCCTTTCAAGTTTACGTCCATCACACGGTCCCAGTCGTCATCGCTCATCTGTGAAACCAGGCCGTCCGCCGTGACACCGGCGTTGTTGATGAGGGCATCCACCCGGCTC
This is a stretch of genomic DNA from Candidatus Angelobacter sp.. It encodes these proteins:
- the bioF gene encoding 8-amino-7-oxononanoate synthase; the protein is MNDFEQELTQRLAVIREQGLYRELRRINSPQLPHCQVDGRTLLNFSSNDYLGLANDPFLKEAAIKGIERYGSGSGASRLVCGSLAPHHELEQALASFKGAEAALVFSSGYATAIGVIGAALDAHDVIVLDKLVHACIVDAARLSGAELRVFAHNDLDSLRKILRWADRRNAGLSGKRRPRTLIVTESVFSMDGDFAPLREVIQLKEKHGAWLMVDEAHATGLYGEKRRGLAEEFGVAGQIEIQMGTLGKALGSAGGYICGSRTLIDYLVNRARSFIFSTAPVPAAASAATAAVQFVQSGEGQARRNQLWARVDQVKNGLIAAGFVLPPVRSAIIPLVIGDETKAVEAAAALREQGIFIPAIRYPTVARGRARLRLTVSAAHAAADVSQLVGALSVLKPLSDVPTPRA
- a CDS encoding SDR family NAD(P)-dependent oxidoreductase — protein: MDSTTSSERTVLITGAAGGLGRALVAEFAAQGWRVAAAYHLSTSQAEAGRVWPMQFDVTRRAQVQAAVEQCVVRWSRVDALINNAGVTADGLVSQMSDDDWDRVMDVNLKGAFLCSQAVLPTMLKQRDGHIINIASFAARGQRGQANYAAAKAGLIGLTTSLARETGSRNIRVNAVLPGVLPTPMTARISGARLRELAAANALGRLNSLAEVARFIAFLATTQNISGQLFQLDSRIGRWT